A DNA window from Pseudomonas wuhanensis contains the following coding sequences:
- the argH gene encoding argininosuccinate lyase, with the protein MSTDKTNQSWGGRFSEPVDAFVARFTASVTFDQRLYRHDIMGSIAHASMLAKVGVLTDAERDSIIDGLKTIQGEIEAGQFDWRIDLEDVHMNIEARLTDRIGVTGKKLHTGRSRNDQVATDIRLWLRDEIDLILSEITRLQQGLLEQAEREAASIMPGFTHLQTAQPVTFGHHMLAWFEMLSRDYERLVDCRKRTNRMPLGSAALAGTTYPIDREYTAQLLGFDAVGGNSLDNVSDRDFAIEFCSAASIAMMHLSRFSEELVLWTSAQFQFIDLPDRFCTGSSIMPQKKNPDVPELVRGKTGRVFGALMGLLTLMKGQPLAYNKDNQEDKEPLFDAADTLRDSLRAFADMIPAIKPKHAMMREAALRGFSTATDLADYLVRRGLPFRDCHEIVGHAVKYGVESGKDLAEMSLEELRKFSDQIEQDVFAVLTLEGSVNARDHIGGTAPAQVKKAVVRGQALLASR; encoded by the coding sequence ATGAGCACTGACAAGACCAATCAGTCCTGGGGCGGCCGCTTCAGTGAACCCGTCGACGCCTTCGTCGCCCGCTTCACCGCCTCCGTCACCTTCGACCAGCGCCTGTATCGCCACGACATCATGGGCTCGATCGCCCACGCCAGCATGCTGGCCAAGGTCGGCGTGCTGACCGATGCCGAGCGCGACAGCATCATCGATGGCCTGAAAACCATCCAGGGTGAAATCGAGGCCGGCCAGTTCGACTGGCGCATCGACCTTGAAGACGTGCACATGAACATCGAGGCGCGTCTGACCGACCGCATCGGCGTCACCGGTAAAAAGCTGCATACCGGTCGCAGCCGTAACGACCAGGTCGCCACTGACATCCGCCTGTGGCTGCGTGACGAGATCGACCTGATCCTCAGCGAAATCACTCGCCTGCAACAAGGCTTGCTGGAGCAGGCCGAGCGCGAAGCCGCCAGCATCATGCCGGGCTTCACTCACCTGCAAACCGCGCAGCCGGTGACCTTCGGGCACCACATGCTGGCCTGGTTCGAAATGCTCAGCCGCGACTACGAGCGTCTGGTGGACTGCCGCAAGCGCACCAATCGCATGCCGCTGGGCAGTGCCGCGCTGGCCGGCACCACTTACCCGATCGACCGCGAATACACCGCTCAACTGCTGGGCTTCGACGCCGTCGGCGGTAATTCCCTGGACAACGTGTCCGATCGCGACTTCGCCATCGAGTTCTGCTCGGCCGCGAGCATCGCGATGATGCACTTGTCGCGGTTCTCCGAAGAGCTGGTGCTGTGGACCAGCGCACAGTTCCAGTTCATCGATCTGCCGGACCGTTTCTGCACCGGCAGCTCGATCATGCCGCAAAAGAAAAACCCGGACGTCCCAGAGCTGGTTCGCGGCAAGACTGGCCGGGTATTCGGCGCGCTGATGGGCCTGCTGACCCTGATGAAAGGCCAGCCGCTGGCCTACAACAAGGACAACCAGGAAGACAAGGAACCGCTGTTCGACGCCGCCGACACTCTGCGCGATTCGCTGCGGGCCTTTGCCGACATGATCCCGGCGATCAAGCCGAAACACGCGATGATGCGCGAAGCGGCTCTGCGCGGTTTCTCCACCGCCACCGACCTGGCTGACTATCTGGTTCGCCGTGGCCTGCCGTTCCGTGATTGCCACGAAATCGTTGGCCACGCGGTGAAGTACGGCGTGGAAAGCGGCAAGGACCTGGCGGAAATGAGCCTGGAAGAACTGCGCAAGTTCAGCGATCAGATCGAGCAGGACGTATTTGCCGTGCTGACCCTGGAAGGCTCGGTGAATGCCCGTGACCATATCGGCGGGACTGCGCCAGCGCAGGTCAAAAAGGCTGTTGTACGCGGTCAGGCACTGCTCGCCAGCCGCTAA
- the rnk gene encoding nucleoside diphosphate kinase regulator, whose product MTAPSITLTRLDVQRLERLIDSLDDTLPGVIALQTELDRADTLVGHEEVPADVVTMNSRVHCREESSGKDYHLTLVYPKDANADEGKISILAPVGSALLGLKVGQHIDWPAPGGKTLKLTLLEVESQPAHGGDFPE is encoded by the coding sequence ATGACCGCACCTTCCATCACCCTTACCCGTCTGGACGTACAGCGTCTGGAGCGCCTGATCGACAGCCTGGATGACACGCTGCCGGGCGTTATCGCGCTGCAAACCGAACTGGATCGCGCCGATACCCTGGTCGGTCACGAAGAGGTGCCAGCCGATGTCGTGACCATGAACTCCCGTGTGCATTGCCGTGAAGAAAGCAGCGGCAAGGACTATCACCTGACCCTGGTTTACCCCAAGGATGCCAACGCCGACGAAGGCAAGATCTCCATTCTGGCGCCAGTGGGCAGTGCGTTGCTGGGTTTGAAAGTCGGTCAGCACATTGACTGGCCAGCTCCGGGCGGCAAGACCTTGAAGCTGACCCTGCTGGAAGTTGAATCGCAGCCTGCCCATGGCGGCGACTTCCCGGAATAA
- the lysA gene encoding diaminopimelate decarboxylase, giving the protein MDAFNYRDGELFAEGVALSAIAERFGTPTYVYSRAHIEAQYLAYADALAGTPHLVCFAVKANSNLGVLNVLARIGAGFDIVSRGELERVLAAGGSADKIVFSGVGKTRDDMRRALEVGVHCFNVESTDELERLQVVAAELGVRAPISLRVNPDVDAGTHPYISTGLKENKFGIAIADAEDVYIRAAQLPNLEVVGVDCHIGSQLTTLPPFIDALDRLLGLVDRLGDCGIYLRHIDLGGGLGVRYRDEEPPLAADYIKAVRERLDGRDLALVFEPGRFVVANAGVLLTQVEYLKHTEHKDFAIVDAAMNDLIRPALYQAWMDVTAVRPRNSAARAYDIVGPICETGDFLAKDRQLALEEGDLLAVHSAGAYGFVMSSNYNTRGRAAEVLVDGDQAFEVRRRETVAELFAGESLLPE; this is encoded by the coding sequence ATGGACGCTTTTAACTACCGTGACGGTGAGCTGTTCGCGGAAGGTGTTGCCCTGTCCGCCATCGCCGAACGCTTTGGTACACCGACCTACGTCTACTCCCGTGCCCACATCGAAGCCCAATACCTGGCTTACGCCGATGCGCTGGCCGGCACGCCTCACCTGGTCTGTTTTGCGGTCAAGGCCAACTCCAACCTGGGTGTACTGAATGTCCTGGCGCGTATTGGCGCCGGTTTCGACATCGTTTCCCGTGGCGAGCTGGAGCGCGTACTGGCCGCTGGCGGCAGCGCCGACAAGATCGTGTTCTCCGGTGTCGGCAAGACCCGTGACGACATGCGTCGCGCCCTGGAAGTCGGCGTGCACTGCTTCAACGTCGAGTCCACCGATGAGCTCGAACGCCTGCAAGTGGTGGCCGCCGAGCTGGGCGTTCGCGCGCCGATCTCGCTGCGCGTCAACCCGGACGTCGATGCCGGCACTCACCCGTACATCTCCACCGGTCTCAAAGAGAACAAGTTCGGCATCGCCATCGCCGACGCCGAAGACGTGTACATCCGCGCCGCGCAACTGCCTAACCTGGAAGTCGTCGGCGTCGATTGCCACATCGGTTCGCAACTGACCACCCTGCCGCCATTCATCGACGCCCTCGACCGCCTGCTGGGCCTGGTCGACCGCCTCGGCGATTGCGGCATCTACCTGCGCCACATCGATCTCGGTGGTGGTTTGGGCGTGCGTTATCGCGATGAAGAGCCGCCATTGGCTGCCGACTACATCAAGGCCGTGCGCGAGCGTCTCGACGGTCGTGACCTGGCGCTGGTGTTCGAGCCGGGTCGTTTCGTCGTCGCCAACGCCGGCGTACTACTGACCCAGGTCGAGTACCTCAAGCACACCGAACACAAAGACTTCGCCATCGTCGACGCGGCCATGAACGACCTGATCCGCCCGGCGCTGTATCAAGCCTGGATGGACGTCACCGCCGTGCGCCCGCGTAACAGCGCCGCTCGCGCCTACGACATCGTCGGCCCGATCTGCGAAACCGGTGACTTCCTGGCCAAGGATCGTCAACTGGCGCTGGAAGAAGGCGACCTGCTGGCCGTGCATTCGGCCGGTGCCTATGGGTTTGTCATGAGTTCCAACTACAACACCCGCGGCCGTGCCGCTGAAGTGTTGGTGGACGGTGATCAGGCATTTGAAGTGCGTCGCCGTGAGACGGTAGCCGAGTTGTTTGCTGGCGAAAGCCTGCTGCCGGAGTAA
- a CDS encoding uroporphyrinogen-III synthase: MTGWRLLLTRPADESAALAGVLADAGVFSSSLPLLDIEPIPASDTMREVIQNLDSYCAVIVVSKPAARIAVDLLTQYRPQPPVPRWFSVGAATAQILEHNGLDVSFPVDGDDSEALLELAPLREAVTRPDPRVLIMRGEGGRELLAERLRELGASVEYLELYRRGLPQYPPATLPDRIKAERLNGLVVSSGQGFEHLHRLAGDAWPSMVRLPLFVPSPRVAELARAAGAQTVVDCRGASAAALLAALREHPVPVF, translated from the coding sequence GTGACTGGCTGGCGCTTGTTGCTGACGCGCCCTGCGGATGAGTCGGCGGCGCTTGCCGGTGTGCTGGCTGATGCGGGGGTTTTCAGCAGCAGTTTGCCGCTTTTAGATATCGAGCCGATTCCCGCCTCTGACACAATGCGCGAAGTCATTCAGAACCTGGATAGCTATTGCGCGGTGATCGTGGTCAGCAAGCCGGCCGCCAGAATCGCTGTCGATCTGCTCACCCAATACCGGCCACAGCCACCGGTTCCGAGATGGTTCAGCGTGGGCGCGGCGACGGCGCAGATCCTCGAGCATAACGGGCTGGATGTAAGTTTCCCGGTCGACGGTGACGACAGCGAAGCCTTGCTTGAGCTTGCGCCGTTGCGCGAGGCTGTCACTCGACCCGATCCGCGAGTGCTGATCATGCGCGGGGAGGGTGGGCGCGAGCTGCTGGCTGAGCGTTTACGCGAGCTTGGTGCTAGTGTCGAGTATCTGGAGTTGTATCGACGCGGTTTGCCGCAGTACCCGCCGGCAACGCTGCCTGACCGGATCAAGGCGGAACGCTTGAACGGGCTGGTGGTCAGCAGTGGACAGGGTTTTGAGCACCTGCACCGATTGGCTGGCGATGCCTGGCCGAGCATGGTGCGGTTGCCGTTGTTTGTTCCAAGCCCCAGGGTCGCCGAGCTGGCGCGCGCCGCCGGGGCCCAAACAGTTGTGGATTGTCGTGGCGCCAGTGCCGCGGCCTTGCTGGCGGCGTTACGGGAACACCCCGTGCCCGTTTTCTAA
- the cyaY gene encoding iron donor protein CyaY — protein MSLTEARFHDLVDATQQSLEDIFDESGLDIDLESSAGVLTVKFENGSQLIFSRQEPLRQLWLAAVSGGFHFDYDAESERWMCDKSEEQLGEMLERIVKQQADVELDFEGL, from the coding sequence ATGAGTTTGACCGAAGCCCGTTTCCACGACCTGGTCGATGCAACCCAGCAGTCGCTGGAGGATATTTTCGACGAGAGTGGCCTGGATATCGATCTGGAGAGTTCGGCGGGTGTACTCACCGTCAAGTTCGAAAACGGCAGCCAATTGATCTTCAGTCGTCAGGAACCGCTGCGTCAGCTGTGGCTGGCGGCGGTATCCGGCGGCTTCCACTTTGATTACGACGCAGAAAGCGAGCGCTGGATGTGTGACAAGAGTGAGGAGCAGCTCGGTGAGATGCTTGAGCGCATCGTCAAGCAGCAAGCCGACGTCGAACTCGATTTCGAAGGGCTGTGA
- a CDS encoding LytR/AlgR family response regulator transcription factor, whose translation MNVLIVDDEPLARERLSRMVGELEGYNVLEPSATNGEEALALIDSHKPDIVLLDIRMPGLDGLQVAARLCERETPPAVVFCTGPDEFAVEALQASAVGYLVKPVRTEQLHEALKKAERPNRVQLAALTRPAAETGSGPRSHISARTRKGIELIPLGQVVYFIADHKYVTLRHEGGEVLLDEPLKALEDEFGDRFVRIHRNALVARERIERLQRTPLGHFQLFLKGLNGDALIVSRRHVAGVRKMMQQL comes from the coding sequence ATGAATGTCCTGATCGTTGATGACGAACCCCTGGCCCGCGAGCGCCTGAGCCGAATGGTCGGCGAACTCGAGGGATACAATGTCCTGGAGCCCAGCGCCACGAACGGCGAAGAGGCGTTGGCACTGATCGACAGTCACAAACCGGATATCGTGCTGCTCGATATTCGCATGCCGGGCCTCGATGGCCTGCAAGTGGCTGCACGATTGTGCGAACGCGAAACCCCGCCCGCCGTGGTGTTTTGCACCGGGCCCGATGAATTTGCCGTGGAAGCCCTACAGGCCAGCGCCGTGGGCTATCTGGTGAAGCCAGTGCGCACAGAACAGTTACATGAAGCATTAAAGAAAGCCGAGCGACCCAATCGCGTCCAGCTCGCGGCCTTGACTCGTCCGGCGGCCGAAACCGGTAGCGGTCCGCGCAGCCACATCAGCGCCCGCACCCGAAAAGGCATCGAACTGATTCCGTTGGGTCAGGTGGTCTACTTCATTGCCGACCACAAGTACGTCACCTTGCGTCATGAAGGCGGTGAAGTGCTGCTCGACGAACCACTCAAGGCCCTCGAAGACGAATTTGGCGACCGTTTCGTGCGGATCCACCGCAACGCCCTGGTTGCTCGCGAACGCATCGAGCGGCTGCAGCGCACGCCCCTGGGGCATTTTCAGCTGTTTCTCAAAGGCCTGAACGGCGATGCCCTGATCGTCAGCCGACGTCATGTGGCCGGCGTGCGCAAAATGATGCAACAGCTTTAA
- the hemC gene encoding hydroxymethylbilane synthase encodes MSSREIRIATRKSALALWQAEYVKARLEQAHPGLLVTLVPMVSRGDKLLDSPLSKIGGKGLFVKELETALLENEADIAVHSMKDVPMDFPDGLGLFCICEREDPRDAFVSNTYASLDELPKGSIVGTSSLRRQAQLLTRRPDLEIRFLRGNVNTRLAKLDAGEYDAIILAAAGLIRLGFEDRITSAISVDDSLPAGGQGAVGIECRSADTEIHALLAPLHHQDTATRVTAERALNKHLNGGCQVPIACYAVLEGEQIWLRGLVGDPNGGLLLSAEARAPRGDAEALGVQVAEDLLSQGAADILKAVYGEAGHE; translated from the coding sequence ATGTCCTCTCGCGAAATCCGCATCGCCACCCGCAAAAGTGCTCTCGCCCTGTGGCAGGCCGAATATGTCAAGGCTCGTCTGGAACAGGCCCATCCGGGCCTGCTCGTGACGCTGGTACCCATGGTCAGCCGCGGCGACAAGCTGCTCGATTCGCCGCTGTCGAAAATCGGCGGCAAGGGCCTGTTCGTCAAGGAACTGGAAACCGCGCTGCTGGAAAATGAAGCCGACATCGCCGTGCATTCCATGAAAGACGTGCCGATGGACTTCCCCGATGGCCTCGGTCTGTTCTGCATTTGCGAGCGCGAAGACCCGCGCGACGCCTTCGTTTCCAACACCTACGCCAGCCTGGATGAGTTGCCAAAAGGCAGCATCGTCGGCACCTCCAGCCTGCGTCGTCAGGCGCAGTTGTTGACCCGCCGCCCGGACCTGGAAATCCGCTTCCTGCGCGGTAACGTCAACACCCGTCTGGCCAAGCTCGATGCCGGCGAATACGACGCTATCATCCTCGCCGCGGCGGGTTTGATTCGCCTGGGCTTCGAAGACCGCATCACCTCGGCGATCAGTGTCGACGACAGTCTGCCGGCCGGTGGCCAGGGCGCGGTCGGTATCGAGTGCCGTAGCGCCGACACTGAAATTCATGCGCTGCTGGCGCCGCTGCATCACCAGGACACGGCCACCCGTGTCACTGCCGAACGTGCCCTCAACAAACATCTGAATGGCGGCTGCCAGGTCCCGATCGCCTGCTACGCCGTGCTTGAAGGCGAGCAGATCTGGTTGCGTGGTCTGGTCGGCGATCCGAACGGCGGTCTGCTGCTCAGTGCCGAGGCCCGAGCGCCACGCGGCGATGCCGAGGCCTTGGGCGTACAAGTGGCCGAAGACCTGCTGAGCCAAGGCGCCGCCGACATTCTGAAAGCAGTCTATGGCGAGGCAGGGCACGAGTGA
- a CDS encoding class I adenylate cyclase codes for MTRTHEIRPDLDEGIDRKVLSQLRARFLKLNEGRMARAMEGLSTRQQTVLTLLPLFFHVNHPLLPGYVSGSTPAGLSNYEPDANALAEAQRLTRSFSYKPRHGSNPPRPIHGLFLMGSLGTLAQADQSDMDVWVCHGPDLSESELTELRKKCQLLEIWAASQGAEAHFFLIDPARFVLGERDTQLSSEDCGTTQHYLLLDEFYRTAIWLAGRTPIWWLVPVYEEAAYDRYTHTLLSKRFIRADETLDLGHLAYIPPGEFIGAGLWQLFKGIESPYKSVLKLLLTEVYASEHPKVHCLSLRFKQAVFANRLDLDELDPYVVVYRRIEEYLTARGELERLELVRRALYLKVNRKLTGSSGRNQSWQRSLLERLAHEWHWDQRQLALLDSRSQWKVRQVSAERRALVGELNYSYRFLTQFARNEQTVSLINKRDLNVLGRRLYAAFERKADKVEFINPGIAPDLAEDTLTLVEAPNKKEPGQTQWGLYNGSLTAHEWEHFAPIKRSRQLLELLTWCHRNGVIDSSTRLALHPGTSDLSEFELFNLLGSLQQSIALPLTTVAEEPLLRASVPSEVLILVNVGIDPLKHHRDLNILMTTERTDSLSYAGVRENLVLTLDQVTLNSWNEVLVSRFDGPHALLDCLRDYLNNLPDGPQQPKLRVRCFCHNRAQFIARRVEEILDTAQNLLLSKLNHRYLIQVQQHYHVLELVPGQVNHVALATLPALLDYLGEELASYSPLHLDPMALEDHDLALILPMGQPDCIQVFYRINEHQADLYVLDEFNALWQQRLPYHDEQSLLVPLQRFLQSIQYRRDALLPMDAAQPLSLETLYYQLLPSGTARARRAEARPAPQTPVNKPFYDVQAIIGKAAPGQVQVTLYCKQREFSELEYGDQLFSVVAGEIVEQRRETERYRCYITDLDLSGLLGDGQGSTQLYLRYKADLERALNEALEQV; via the coding sequence ATGACCCGTACCCATGAAATCCGCCCCGATCTGGACGAGGGAATCGACCGCAAGGTTCTCAGCCAACTGCGCGCCCGCTTTCTGAAGCTCAACGAGGGCCGGATGGCCCGTGCCATGGAAGGGTTGTCGACCCGCCAGCAAACGGTTCTGACCCTGCTGCCGCTGTTTTTCCATGTCAATCATCCGCTGTTGCCGGGTTATGTTTCGGGTAGCACCCCGGCCGGGCTGTCGAATTACGAACCGGACGCCAACGCCCTCGCCGAAGCCCAGCGCCTGACTCGCTCGTTTTCCTATAAGCCGCGCCACGGCAGCAATCCGCCGCGACCGATTCACGGTCTGTTCCTGATGGGCAGCCTCGGCACCCTGGCCCAGGCCGATCAGAGCGACATGGACGTATGGGTCTGTCACGGACCGGACTTGAGCGAAAGCGAGCTCACAGAGCTGCGCAAGAAATGCCAGCTGCTTGAGATATGGGCCGCCAGCCAGGGTGCCGAGGCGCATTTCTTTCTGATCGACCCGGCTCGCTTCGTGCTCGGCGAGCGCGATACCCAACTGAGTTCGGAAGACTGCGGCACCACCCAGCACTACCTGCTGCTGGACGAGTTCTACCGCACCGCGATCTGGCTGGCCGGCCGTACACCCATCTGGTGGCTGGTGCCGGTTTATGAAGAGGCAGCGTACGACCGGTATACCCATACGCTGTTATCCAAGCGTTTCATCCGTGCCGACGAAACCCTGGACCTGGGGCATCTGGCGTACATCCCGCCCGGAGAATTCATCGGGGCCGGGCTCTGGCAGTTATTCAAAGGCATCGAGTCACCGTACAAATCAGTGCTCAAACTGCTGCTGACCGAGGTCTACGCCAGCGAACACCCCAAGGTCCACTGCCTGAGCCTGCGTTTCAAGCAGGCGGTGTTTGCCAATCGACTGGACCTCGACGAACTGGATCCATACGTCGTGGTTTACCGGCGCATCGAGGAATACCTCACGGCCCGGGGCGAACTGGAACGGCTGGAGCTGGTACGCCGCGCGCTGTACTTGAAGGTCAACCGCAAGCTCACCGGCAGCAGCGGTCGCAACCAGAGCTGGCAGCGTTCATTGCTCGAACGCCTGGCCCACGAATGGCATTGGGATCAGCGTCAGCTCGCATTGCTCGACAGCCGCAGCCAGTGGAAAGTCCGCCAGGTCAGTGCCGAACGCAGAGCCTTGGTCGGCGAGCTGAATTACAGCTACCGCTTCCTGACGCAGTTTGCCCGCAACGAGCAGACCGTCAGCCTGATCAACAAACGCGACCTCAATGTGCTGGGCCGGCGGCTGTATGCCGCCTTCGAGCGCAAGGCCGACAAGGTCGAATTCATCAACCCGGGCATCGCTCCCGATCTGGCCGAAGACACCCTGACGCTGGTGGAGGCACCCAACAAGAAGGAACCGGGGCAAACCCAATGGGGTTTGTACAACGGCAGCCTGACCGCCCACGAGTGGGAGCATTTCGCACCGATCAAGCGCAGTCGTCAGTTACTGGAACTGCTCACCTGGTGCCACCGTAACGGCGTGATCGACAGCAGCACCCGCCTGGCCCTGCACCCAGGCACCAGCGACTTGAGCGAGTTCGAACTGTTCAACCTGCTCGGCAGCCTGCAACAAAGCATCGCCCTGCCTTTGACCACTGTCGCCGAAGAGCCTTTGCTGCGCGCCAGTGTGCCGAGCGAAGTACTGATTCTGGTGAACGTCGGCATCGACCCGCTCAAGCACCATCGCGACCTGAACATCCTGATGACCACCGAGCGCACTGACTCCCTGAGCTATGCCGGTGTGCGGGAAAACCTGGTGCTGACCCTGGATCAGGTCACGCTCAATAGCTGGAACGAGGTGCTGGTCAGCCGCTTTGACGGCCCCCACGCCCTGCTCGACTGCCTGCGCGATTACCTCAACAATCTGCCGGACGGGCCACAACAGCCCAAGCTGCGGGTGCGGTGCTTCTGCCACAACCGCGCGCAATTCATTGCCCGGCGGGTCGAAGAAATCCTCGACACCGCGCAGAACCTGCTGCTGAGCAAACTCAATCATCGTTACCTGATTCAGGTCCAGCAGCATTACCACGTGCTGGAACTGGTGCCCGGCCAAGTCAATCACGTCGCCCTCGCCACGCTGCCGGCACTGCTTGACTACCTCGGCGAAGAACTGGCGAGCTACAGCCCGTTGCATCTGGACCCGATGGCACTGGAAGACCACGACCTGGCGCTGATCCTGCCCATGGGGCAACCCGACTGCATTCAGGTGTTCTACCGGATCAACGAACACCAGGCCGATCTGTACGTACTGGATGAGTTCAATGCCTTGTGGCAACAACGCTTGCCCTATCACGACGAACAAAGCCTGCTGGTGCCGCTGCAACGTTTCCTGCAATCGATCCAGTATCGGCGCGACGCCTTGCTGCCGATGGACGCCGCCCAGCCGCTGAGCCTGGAGACTTTGTATTACCAGTTGTTGCCTTCAGGTACCGCACGGGCGCGTCGGGCCGAAGCCCGGCCGGCGCCGCAAACGCCGGTCAACAAACCGTTTTATGATGTGCAGGCGATCATCGGCAAGGCCGCACCAGGGCAGGTGCAGGTCACGTTGTATTGCAAACAGCGGGAATTTTCGGAGCTGGAATATGGCGACCAACTGTTCAGTGTGGTCGCCGGGGAAATCGTCGAGCAGCGCCGCGAGACTGAACGCTATCGCTGCTACATCACCGACCTGGACCTGTCGGGCCTGCTCGGTGATGGTCAGGGTTCAACTCAGCTGTATCTGCGCTACAAGGCCGACCTGGAACGCGCACTGAACGAGGCGCTCGAGCAGGTCTGA
- a CDS encoding glutathione S-transferase, giving the protein MLKLYGFCVSNYYNMVKLALLEKGLPFEEVPFYPGTSPEALAISPRGKVPVLGVEQGFINETSVILEYLEQSQKGTPLLSSDPFERAQALALAKEIELYIELPARACYPAAFFGMSVPEAIQEKTKAELLLGFASLGRHGKFAPYVAGDSLSIADLYFLYSVPMACAVAQKLLDIDLLAKMPAARALLERLEQNLHVQRIAKDKNAAMPAFLQMIASKK; this is encoded by the coding sequence ATGCTCAAGCTTTATGGATTTTGCGTCAGCAACTACTACAACATGGTCAAGCTGGCGTTGCTGGAGAAGGGACTGCCATTTGAAGAGGTGCCGTTTTACCCAGGCACCAGCCCCGAGGCGCTGGCGATCAGCCCGCGCGGCAAGGTTCCTGTGTTGGGCGTCGAACAAGGTTTCATCAATGAAACCAGCGTGATTCTCGAGTACCTCGAGCAGAGCCAGAAAGGCACGCCGCTGTTGTCGAGCGACCCCTTCGAGCGAGCGCAGGCGCTGGCTTTGGCCAAGGAAATCGAGTTGTACATCGAGCTGCCGGCGCGCGCCTGCTACCCCGCAGCGTTTTTCGGCATGTCCGTGCCGGAGGCTATCCAGGAAAAGACCAAGGCTGAGTTACTGCTGGGGTTCGCCTCGCTGGGCAGGCACGGCAAATTTGCCCCTTACGTAGCGGGTGACAGTCTCAGCATTGCGGATTTGTATTTCCTGTACAGCGTGCCGATGGCGTGTGCTGTGGCGCAGAAGCTGCTCGATATTGATCTGCTGGCCAAGATGCCAGCGGCAAGGGCGCTGCTGGAACGTTTGGAGCAGAATCTGCATGTGCAGCGGATCGCAAAGGACAAGAACGCGGCGATGCCTGCGTTTCTGCAGATGATCGCGTCCAAAAAGTAG
- a CDS encoding TIGR02647 family protein, translating into MSLTPELVAELEILALFNLDSSQEGLKIHQTAAPKAIAAAQRLFDKELITQPDGGYLTSLGRDAAQNVQTVLTILSVRETA; encoded by the coding sequence ATGTCGCTTACCCCTGAGTTGGTTGCCGAACTGGAAATCCTCGCCCTCTTCAACCTGGACAGTTCCCAGGAAGGTTTGAAAATTCATCAGACCGCTGCCCCGAAAGCCATTGCCGCCGCCCAAAGACTGTTCGACAAAGAATTGATCACCCAGCCCGATGGCGGTTATCTGACCAGCCTGGGGCGTGACGCTGCACAAAATGTGCAAACCGTTCTAACCATTCTGTCCGTGCGCGAAACAGCCTGA
- the lptM gene encoding LPS translocon maturation chaperone LptM has product MKRLISSLAALVAVACLVSACGQKGPLYLPDENQDPAEQAKSSQQQPASKAHKHDVY; this is encoded by the coding sequence ATGAAGCGCCTGATCTCTTCCCTTGCTGCGCTCGTCGCGGTTGCCTGCCTGGTGTCGGCCTGTGGTCAAAAAGGCCCGCTGTACCTGCCTGATGAGAACCAGGATCCTGCCGAGCAGGCCAAGTCCTCGCAACAGCAGCCTGCCTCCAAAGCACACAAGCACGACGTCTACTAA
- a CDS encoding DUF1289 domain-containing protein, with protein sequence MTQPAPVRPPKPLYSNVSPAVPSPCSGVCRLDEQKVCLGCFRHVEDIREWRSADDERRRVICAQAAQRKVLA encoded by the coding sequence GTGACCCAGCCTGCGCCCGTTCGTCCGCCCAAACCGCTTTACAGCAATGTCAGCCCGGCGGTGCCGTCGCCGTGCAGTGGTGTGTGTCGGCTGGATGAACAGAAGGTCTGCCTGGGGTGTTTCCGTCATGTCGAAGATATTCGTGAATGGCGCTCGGCGGATGATGAGCGGCGGCGAGTGATTTGTGCGCAGGCTGCACAACGCAAAGTCTTGGCTTAA